A region of Takifugu rubripes chromosome 6, fTakRub1.2, whole genome shotgun sequence DNA encodes the following proteins:
- the wdr91 gene encoding WD repeat-containing protein 91 — protein sequence MGSAVERTDEHVREYLIYRGFTNTLRHLDSEIKADKEKGFRVDKIIDQLQQFVQSFDLFGLKDYWLYLDKRLFSRLEDIYRTTVNKLRTSLYRYYVVNTIQKGNLEKTQEFFQKQALELQGQADWRDWFILPFIPSPEQNPAFSPYFSRQWADTFLVSLHNFLSVLFQCMPQPVLLSFDAEVQKMMSLGEENEQLCQLLFALQTESRDPKDGDEVVHHKLPLYIQNMDRLGDTELDLVTSQRAVTITTTPSRNFFSTFLTQGRRTPGKTQQMNCGSSPSQAVVGRKEPTTNPSREPAQLKEVKSVCQISAGEPATSQAQQMTIQTAPLRQKRLQDREKERKELFSKPPSQNAEKKGETELGETSGEPPSSYLTSRNWEGGVSMEQAFIKLSQEEYGEHHSSIMHCRVDGSGRRVASLDVDGVIKVWSFNPIMQTKATIMSKSPLLSLEWATKPDRLLLLGSGVGTVRLYDTEAKKNLYEMNIDETHPRILSLACSPSGSSFVCSAAALSRSGSCDSVPQICIPASGQLLLWDTKTVKQQLQFSLEPEPVAINCTAFNHNGNLLVTGAADGIIRLFDMQQYESAMSWKAHDGEVYSVEFSYDENTVFSIGEDGKFIQWNIHRCGVKQSEQSLAQDATGPFILSGYSGYKQVQVPRGRLFAFDSEGQHVLMCSSSGGLIQRLTSGEPALEGVLSLGGHKAPVVTVDWCSAVDCGTCLTASMDGKVKLSTLLAQNS from the exons ATGGGATCAGCTGTGGAGAGAACGGACGAACATGTGAGAGAATATCTTATTTACCGTGGTTTTACAAACACTCTGAGACATCTGGACAGTGAGATCAAAGCAGACAAAGAGAAAGGCTTCAGG gtagACAAGATCATTGATCAGTTGCAGCAGTTTGTCCAGAGCTTTGACCTATTTGGCCTGAAGGATTACTGGCTCTACCTGGACAAACGGCTGttctccaggctggaggacaTTTACAGGACCACAGTCAACAAGCTGAGAACCAGCTTGTACAGATACTATGTCGTCAACACAATCCAG aaaggTAACCTGGAGAAGACGCAGGAGTTTTTCCAGAAGCAGGCACTGGAGCTGCAGGGTCAAGCTGATTGGCGTGATTGGTTCATCCTGCCATTTATTCCCTCTCCTGAGCAGAACCCTGCTTTCTCACCATACTTCTCCCGGCAGTGGGCCGACACCTTCCTGGTTTCACTgcacaacttcctgtctgtcctcttcCAGTGTATGC CTCAGCCTGTCCTGCTGAGTTTTGATGCTGAAGTCCAGAAGATGATGAGTCTGGGAGAAGAGAATGAGCAGCTCTGCCAGCTG CTCTTTGCTCTACAGACGGAGAGTCGAGATCCGAAGGACGGGGACGAGGTGGTGCACCACAAGCTGCCGCTCTACATTCAGAACATGGATCGCCTTGGAGACACTGAACT GGACTTGGTGACAAGTCAGCGTGCAGTTACTATCACCACAACTCCTTCTAGAAACTTCTTTTCTACATTCCTAACACAAGGCCGGCGCACTCctggaaaaacacagcagatgaACTGCGGCTCATCTCCAAGCCAGGCAGTTGTAGGCAGAAAAGAGCCAACAACGAACCCA TCAAGAGAACCAGCACAGCTCAAAGAGGTGAAGTCAGTTTGCCAGATATCAGCTGGCGAACCTGCAACCTCCCAGGCACAACAGATGACAATCCAAACTGCACCTTTGAGGCAGAAAAGACTCCAGGACCgtgagaaagaaaggaaggagctCTTCTCCAAACCACCATCACAG AATgcagagaagaaaggggagACAGAGCTTGGGGAGACATCTGGTGAACCCCCCAGCTCATACTTAACCAGCAGGAACTGGGAAGGGGGTGTCTCCATGGAACAGGCTTTCATCAAACTGAGCCAGGAGGAGTACGGAGAACATCACTCATCAATCATGCACTGCAG gGTTGATGGTTCTGGTCGTCGGGTTGCTAGTTTGGATGTCGACGGGGTGATCAAg GTGTGGTCATTCAACCCTATAATGCAGACCAAAGCCACCATCATGTCTaagtctcctctgctgtctcttGAGTGGGCCACCAAGCCAGACAGACTG TTGCTTCTCGGTAGTGGTGTTGGTACAGTGCGATTGTACGATACAGAAGCCAAGAAAAACCTCTATGAGATGAACATTGATGAGACGCACCCACG CATCCTGTCTCTAGCATGCAGCCCCAGCGGTTCTTCATTTGTctgttcagctgcagctctcagTCGATCTGGAAGCTGTGATTCTGTTCCACAAATCTGCATCCCAGCGTCTGGACAGCTGCTCTTATGGGACACCAAGACTGTTAAACAACAG CTTCAGTTTTCTTTAGAGCCTGAACCAGTAGCAATTAACTGCACAGCTTTCAACCACAATGGAAACTTATTGGTAACTGGAGCAGCTGATGGGATCATCCGACTGTTTG ACATGCAACAGTATGAGAGTGCTATGAGTTGGAAAGCTCATGATGGGGAAGTTTACAGTGTGGAGTTCAGCTATGATGAAAACACCGTCTTCAGTATCGGAGAAGATGGCAAG TTTATCCAGTGGAACATTCATCGGTGCGGGGTGAAACAGTCAGAGCAGTCTCTAGCTCAGGATGCTACTGGACCCTTCATCCTGTCAGGATACAGTGGCTATAAACAG gttcaggttccTCGAGGTCGACTCTTTGCCTTTGATTCTGAAGGGCAACATGTTCTGATGTGTTCCAGCAGTGGGGGGCTCATTCAACGA CTTACCAGTGGGGAACCAGCACTGGAAGGTGTGCTGTCATTAGGCGGTCACAAAGCACCAGTGGTCACCGTTGATTGGTGCTCAGCTGTGGACTGTGGCACCTGCCTGACAGCCTCCATGGACGGGAAGGTCAAACTGAGTACACTATTAGCACAGAACTCCTGA
- the LOC105418627 gene encoding E3 ubiquitin-protein ligase RNF180-like isoform X1, translated as MFRCRRCRKGILDSESLLEAEDTESSETVCSIWHVNVDALPEWILTSVHQAQWTVGKLNCHNCSARLGGFNFIHHFECPCGRDAAIHLNKSRVDPEHKKCFLTVQPRLMKPRTEQNNFLTLESQTEEPELNQTRLENLCLTRAISHRSPAVTSNLGSENSGLFSSSPLCYVCKQRQHSKGNVAIIRPSCLCSVGPAHTPSTWLMSAETDESSHMSQPRVLQQHDDDACEPSVGSCSLISARRNSTPHQQLQQTLDDMSSVEASAVREDVHGPLLPHRAGSVSDILTEGEEQVTTEAVMGSLASQKLSKREKNHLKSLRRKQRKKERWLLNQLEKAEDLLQNREEENEDKDGLTCAVCLDIYISPHICQPCGHCFCEPCLRTIANDRPRNTPCPLCRTLISNTNSNRELDQMAQTFFPKVYCTRKQNFERASCAKWPLPSSRKSFCTFWRQKRQGAGTIGHWWFHRHGGYSLAALDQTNMHTGLFGLVVLYVRSANLIVIFLFLSVLLYYFCF; from the exons ATGTTCCGATGCAGGAGGTGTCGGAAAGGAATCCTCGACTCGGAATCTCTGTTAGAG GCTGAGGACACAGAAAGTTCAGAAACTGTTTGCAGCATTTGGCATGTGAACGTTGATGCACTGCCAGAGTGGATCCTGACCTCTGTTCACCAG gCTCAGTGGACTGTAGGAAAACTCAACTGTCACAACTGCTCAGCTCGTTTGGGGGGTTTTAACTTCATTCATCACTTTGAGTGTCCCTGCGGCAGAGATGCTGCCATTCACCTCAACAAAAGCCGCGTAGATCCCGAACACAAAAAATGTTTCCTTACGGTCCAACCAAGACTGATGAAGCCAAGAACAGAGCAGAATAATTTTCTGACACTTGAATCTCAGACTGAAGAGCCTGAACTGAACCAAACAAGACTAGAGAATTTATGCCTTACCCGTGCCATCTCCCACAGAAGTCCTGCAGTCACCTCTAATCTGGGCAGTGAAAACAGCGGGCTGTTTTCCTCCAGCCCTCTGTGCTACGTCTGTAAACAGCGGCAGCACAGCAAGGGAAATGTTGCCATTATCAGGCCCTCCTGTCTTTGTTCTGTaggtcctgcacacacaccctctacATGGCTGATGAGTGCAGAAACAGATGAGTCCTCACATATGTCACAGCCCAGagttctgcagcagcatgatGATGATGCCTGCGAACCCTCGGTTGGCAGCTGTTCTCTCATCTCTGCAAGGAGAAATTCAACTCCAcatcaacagctgcagcaaaccTTGGATGATATGTCTTCTGTGGAGGCCTCAGCTGTCCGTGAAGATGTCCACGGCCCGCTCCTACCCCATAGAGCCGGTTCTGTTTCTGACATTCTTACCGAAGGAGAGGAGCAAGTGACA ACTGAAGCAGTTATGGGTTCTTTGGCCTCACAGAAACTGAGCAAGCGAGAGAAGAACCATCTGAAGAGTCTCCGgaggaaacagaggaagaaagagcGATGGCTGCTCAACCAGTTGGAAAAG GCTGAGGATTTGTTGcagaacagggaggaggagaatgaggacAAGGACGGCCTAACCTGTGCTGTCTGCCTTGACATTTACATCAGTCCGCACATCTGTCAGCCCTGTGGCCACTGTTTCTGTGAGCCGTGTCTCCGCACAATCGCCAACGACCGACCCAGGAACACTCCCTGCCCACTGTGCCGGACCTTAATCTCAAACACCAACTCCAACAGAG AGCTCGACCAAATGGCTCAGACCTTCTTCCCCAAAGTGTATTGCACCCGCAAGCAGAACTTTGAGCGCGCTTCGTGCGCAAAGTGGCCTCTGCCCAGCAGTCGTAAAAGCTTCTGCACCTTTTGGA GACAGAAGAGACAGGGAGCAGGGACAATAGGACACTGGTGGTTTCATCGTCATGGAGGTTACTCACTGGCTGCTTTGGACCAGACCAACATGCACACTGGACTCTTTGGCCTGGTCGTATTGTATGTCCGCTCAGCAAACTTGATCGTaatttttctcttcctctctgttcttTTGTActatttctgtttttga
- the LOC105418627 gene encoding E3 ubiquitin-protein ligase RNF180-like isoform X3, protein MKPRTEQNNFLTLESQTEEPELNQTRLENLCLTRAISHRSPAVTSNLGSENSGLFSSSPLCYVCKQRQHSKGNVAIIRPSCLCSVGPAHTPSTWLMSAETDESSHMSQPRVLQQHDDDACEPSVGSCSLISARRNSTPHQQLQQTLDDMSSVEASAVREDVHGPLLPHRAGSVSDILTEGEEQVTTEAVMGSLASQKLSKREKNHLKSLRRKQRKKERWLLNQLEKAEDLLQNREEENEDKDGLTCAVCLDIYISPHICQPCGHCFCEPCLRTIANDRPRNTPCPLCRTLISNTNSNRELDQMAQTFFPKVYCTRKQNFERASCAKWPLPSSRKSFCTFWRQKRQGAGTIGHWWFHRHGGYSLAALDQTNMHTGLFGLVVLYVRSANLIVIFLFLSVLLYYFCF, encoded by the exons ATGAAGCCAAGAACAGAGCAGAATAATTTTCTGACACTTGAATCTCAGACTGAAGAGCCTGAACTGAACCAAACAAGACTAGAGAATTTATGCCTTACCCGTGCCATCTCCCACAGAAGTCCTGCAGTCACCTCTAATCTGGGCAGTGAAAACAGCGGGCTGTTTTCCTCCAGCCCTCTGTGCTACGTCTGTAAACAGCGGCAGCACAGCAAGGGAAATGTTGCCATTATCAGGCCCTCCTGTCTTTGTTCTGTaggtcctgcacacacaccctctacATGGCTGATGAGTGCAGAAACAGATGAGTCCTCACATATGTCACAGCCCAGagttctgcagcagcatgatGATGATGCCTGCGAACCCTCGGTTGGCAGCTGTTCTCTCATCTCTGCAAGGAGAAATTCAACTCCAcatcaacagctgcagcaaaccTTGGATGATATGTCTTCTGTGGAGGCCTCAGCTGTCCGTGAAGATGTCCACGGCCCGCTCCTACCCCATAGAGCCGGTTCTGTTTCTGACATTCTTACCGAAGGAGAGGAGCAAGTGACA ACTGAAGCAGTTATGGGTTCTTTGGCCTCACAGAAACTGAGCAAGCGAGAGAAGAACCATCTGAAGAGTCTCCGgaggaaacagaggaagaaagagcGATGGCTGCTCAACCAGTTGGAAAAG GCTGAGGATTTGTTGcagaacagggaggaggagaatgaggacAAGGACGGCCTAACCTGTGCTGTCTGCCTTGACATTTACATCAGTCCGCACATCTGTCAGCCCTGTGGCCACTGTTTCTGTGAGCCGTGTCTCCGCACAATCGCCAACGACCGACCCAGGAACACTCCCTGCCCACTGTGCCGGACCTTAATCTCAAACACCAACTCCAACAGAG AGCTCGACCAAATGGCTCAGACCTTCTTCCCCAAAGTGTATTGCACCCGCAAGCAGAACTTTGAGCGCGCTTCGTGCGCAAAGTGGCCTCTGCCCAGCAGTCGTAAAAGCTTCTGCACCTTTTGGA GACAGAAGAGACAGGGAGCAGGGACAATAGGACACTGGTGGTTTCATCGTCATGGAGGTTACTCACTGGCTGCTTTGGACCAGACCAACATGCACACTGGACTCTTTGGCCTGGTCGTATTGTATGTCCGCTCAGCAAACTTGATCGTaatttttctcttcctctctgttcttTTGTActatttctgtttttga
- the LOC105418627 gene encoding E3 ubiquitin-protein ligase RNF180-like isoform X2, with product MFRCRRCRKGILDSESLLEAEDTESSETVCSIWHVNVDALPEWILTSVHQAQWTVGKLNCHNCSARLGGFNFIHHFECPCGRDAAIHLNKSRVDPEHKKCFLTVQPRLMKPRTEQNNFLTLESQTEEPELNQTRLENLCLTRAISHRSPAVTSNLGSENSGLFSSSPLCYVCKQRQHSKGNVAIIRPSCLCSVGPAHTPSTWLMSAETDESSHMSQPRVLQQHDDDACEPSVGSCSLISARRNSTPHQQLQQTLDDMSSVEASAVREDVHGPLLPHRAGSVSDILTEGEEQVTKLSKREKNHLKSLRRKQRKKERWLLNQLEKAEDLLQNREEENEDKDGLTCAVCLDIYISPHICQPCGHCFCEPCLRTIANDRPRNTPCPLCRTLISNTNSNRELDQMAQTFFPKVYCTRKQNFERASCAKWPLPSSRKSFCTFWRQKRQGAGTIGHWWFHRHGGYSLAALDQTNMHTGLFGLVVLYVRSANLIVIFLFLSVLLYYFCF from the exons ATGTTCCGATGCAGGAGGTGTCGGAAAGGAATCCTCGACTCGGAATCTCTGTTAGAG GCTGAGGACACAGAAAGTTCAGAAACTGTTTGCAGCATTTGGCATGTGAACGTTGATGCACTGCCAGAGTGGATCCTGACCTCTGTTCACCAG gCTCAGTGGACTGTAGGAAAACTCAACTGTCACAACTGCTCAGCTCGTTTGGGGGGTTTTAACTTCATTCATCACTTTGAGTGTCCCTGCGGCAGAGATGCTGCCATTCACCTCAACAAAAGCCGCGTAGATCCCGAACACAAAAAATGTTTCCTTACGGTCCAACCAAGACTGATGAAGCCAAGAACAGAGCAGAATAATTTTCTGACACTTGAATCTCAGACTGAAGAGCCTGAACTGAACCAAACAAGACTAGAGAATTTATGCCTTACCCGTGCCATCTCCCACAGAAGTCCTGCAGTCACCTCTAATCTGGGCAGTGAAAACAGCGGGCTGTTTTCCTCCAGCCCTCTGTGCTACGTCTGTAAACAGCGGCAGCACAGCAAGGGAAATGTTGCCATTATCAGGCCCTCCTGTCTTTGTTCTGTaggtcctgcacacacaccctctacATGGCTGATGAGTGCAGAAACAGATGAGTCCTCACATATGTCACAGCCCAGagttctgcagcagcatgatGATGATGCCTGCGAACCCTCGGTTGGCAGCTGTTCTCTCATCTCTGCAAGGAGAAATTCAACTCCAcatcaacagctgcagcaaaccTTGGATGATATGTCTTCTGTGGAGGCCTCAGCTGTCCGTGAAGATGTCCACGGCCCGCTCCTACCCCATAGAGCCGGTTCTGTTTCTGACATTCTTACCGAAGGAGAGGAGCAAGTGACA AAACTGAGCAAGCGAGAGAAGAACCATCTGAAGAGTCTCCGgaggaaacagaggaagaaagagcGATGGCTGCTCAACCAGTTGGAAAAG GCTGAGGATTTGTTGcagaacagggaggaggagaatgaggacAAGGACGGCCTAACCTGTGCTGTCTGCCTTGACATTTACATCAGTCCGCACATCTGTCAGCCCTGTGGCCACTGTTTCTGTGAGCCGTGTCTCCGCACAATCGCCAACGACCGACCCAGGAACACTCCCTGCCCACTGTGCCGGACCTTAATCTCAAACACCAACTCCAACAGAG AGCTCGACCAAATGGCTCAGACCTTCTTCCCCAAAGTGTATTGCACCCGCAAGCAGAACTTTGAGCGCGCTTCGTGCGCAAAGTGGCCTCTGCCCAGCAGTCGTAAAAGCTTCTGCACCTTTTGGA GACAGAAGAGACAGGGAGCAGGGACAATAGGACACTGGTGGTTTCATCGTCATGGAGGTTACTCACTGGCTGCTTTGGACCAGACCAACATGCACACTGGACTCTTTGGCCTGGTCGTATTGTATGTCCGCTCAGCAAACTTGATCGTaatttttctcttcctctctgttcttTTGTActatttctgtttttga